A portion of the Chondrinema litorale genome contains these proteins:
- a CDS encoding AraC family transcriptional regulator, with the protein MPISKSDLEDEYKSRINRVFEYIDENLMEDLSLETISKIAFFSPYHFHRIFKTITGETLNEYITRQRIEKAAAMLLHNSNSSITEVAFQFGFSENSAFTRVFKKFYQLSPTAFREQHTNKFSKINQLKSKNGQAYPSREQYLSNIDNLKKWIKMNAKIEVKEMPKMELAYITCIGDKNVSNAFDKLVKWAMPKGLLAKEETKMLTIYHDSFKITEPEKVRMSACILLTEPVETEGEIGLTTIEADKFIKGSFEINLSDFEQAWSGLFIWMNENGYKKADRNPFEIFHNNYQDHPEKKCLVDLYIPIE; encoded by the coding sequence ATGCCAATCTCCAAAAGTGATTTAGAAGATGAATATAAAAGCAGAATCAACAGGGTTTTTGAGTATATCGATGAAAACCTGATGGAAGATTTGTCTTTGGAAACGATCTCTAAAATCGCATTTTTCTCTCCTTATCATTTCCATAGAATATTTAAAACCATTACTGGCGAAACTCTAAACGAATACATTACCAGACAGCGAATCGAGAAAGCTGCCGCTATGCTTTTACATAATAGCAATAGCAGCATTACAGAAGTTGCGTTTCAATTTGGTTTTAGCGAAAACTCCGCTTTTACCAGAGTATTTAAGAAGTTTTATCAGTTGAGTCCAACAGCTTTTCGTGAACAACACACAAACAAGTTTAGCAAGATAAATCAACTTAAAAGCAAGAATGGTCAAGCCTACCCAAGTCGTGAACAATACCTTAGCAACATTGATAATCTTAAAAAATGGATTAAAATGAATGCTAAAATTGAAGTAAAGGAAATGCCCAAGATGGAACTGGCATACATCACCTGTATCGGAGATAAAAATGTGAGTAATGCATTTGATAAACTAGTTAAATGGGCAATGCCAAAAGGTTTGTTGGCGAAAGAAGAAACTAAAATGCTTACCATTTACCACGATAGTTTTAAAATTACCGAGCCAGAAAAAGTGAGAATGAGTGCTTGCATCTTGCTAACAGAACCAGTTGAAACCGAAGGTGAAATCGGCTTAACTACCATAGAAGCAGACAAGTTTATAAAAGGTAGTTTCGAAATAAATCTTTCAGATTTTGAGCAAGCATGGAGTGGTTTATTTATCTGGATGAATGAAAACGGATATAAAAAAGCAGACAGAAACCCTTTTGAAATTTTCCACAACAACTACCAAGACCACCCAGAAAAAAAGTGTCTTGTTGATTTATATATCCCTATTGAATGA
- a CDS encoding alpha/beta hydrolase: protein MKINQIFLALVLSCCFGTLLAQQPEILKSKALFAIGETLEIHSKILDENRILNIYLPQGYSPDSAKTYPVIYLLDGSKDEDFIHIAGLVQFGSFSWINMLPESIVVGIANIDRERDFTYPSNNPKYKEDFPTAGSSATFIQFIASELQPFIDNAYKTSASKTLIGQSLGGLLASEILFKHPEMFDNYIIVSPSLWWDDESLLMFAPLPNLAEKSIYVAVGKEGEIMERTAKELYEKLKPAQPDTKKLHFRFLEAHNHGDALHQAIYYAFESLF from the coding sequence AAAGTAAAGCTCTTTTTGCGATAGGAGAAACTCTTGAAATACACTCTAAAATTCTAGATGAAAATAGAATACTAAATATTTACCTACCGCAAGGCTATTCTCCAGATTCTGCCAAAACATATCCAGTTATTTACCTGTTAGATGGCTCCAAAGATGAAGATTTCATCCATATTGCTGGCTTGGTTCAGTTTGGTTCTTTCTCGTGGATTAATATGTTGCCCGAAAGTATTGTGGTAGGCATAGCCAATATCGATAGGGAACGCGATTTTACTTATCCTTCCAATAATCCTAAATACAAAGAAGATTTTCCTACCGCAGGGAGTTCGGCAACGTTTATCCAGTTTATCGCATCGGAGCTTCAACCATTTATAGACAATGCTTACAAAACCAGTGCAAGCAAAACCCTTATTGGTCAGTCCTTAGGTGGTTTGCTGGCTAGCGAAATTCTATTTAAACATCCAGAAATGTTTGATAACTACATCATCGTAAGCCCTAGTTTGTGGTGGGATGATGAATCGCTCTTAATGTTTGCACCACTGCCTAACCTTGCAGAGAAATCGATTTATGTTGCTGTTGGCAAAGAAGGCGAAATAATGGAACGAACTGCGAAAGAGCTGTATGAGAAATTAAAGCCAGCTCAGCCAGATACTAAGAAATTACACTTCAGGTTTTTAGAAGCCCACAATCACGGTGATGCATTACACCAAGCCATTTATTATGCCTTTGAAAGTTTATTTTAA
- a CDS encoding amidohydrolase family protein, whose amino-acid sequence MKYLLLPLILSCLLFSCAKKEEPVKDPGYIPLNYSLYFGDNKAGYFKSMKTEEGKFKYIFEYNDRGRGPYIEEVVQLRDNGMLESIRINGHNYLKDTVNERYQVKGMSAKWMSTSERGEYDLGGNEYFIGINSTIGNTEMMVRKMMESENKSINLLPSGTAKLSNIEEIVIGDTLKLKLVEITGLSFKPEYAWFDQFNRIFALPSTWLSCIRDGYEQINEQLLEIQTQKEKDYYNKLASELTQKPSGKVIIKNVAVFDVATGKMLANKSVVISGNTIESILAEGEELPEATKVIDGTGKTLLPGLFDMHTHLGRSDGILNLAAGVTSVRDLANSFDLPEIRDEFNTDKVLGPRILIISGFIDQAGPYAGPIGKIIKTLDEGLAAVDFYKEKGYDQIKLYSSIDPSWVKPIAEKAHGLGMRVCGHIPAHMLAEDAVKAGYDEIQHINMIALNFMSDTIDTRTPLRFSMIGEQAANINIKGKEFQDFVKLLKEKNIVLDPTVSIFEGMLTTKAGEPDPQFEAILDRLPIQVKRGFYSGGLPIPKGKEAQYKEGYNQLLNMINELHKQGITMVPGTDAMSGFALHKELENYVKAGISTADVLKMATLTSAEVIGVADKLGSIESGKEADLILVDGNPLENISDIRRVELTIKNGNLYNTADLYNAIGVKPFE is encoded by the coding sequence ATGAAATACTTATTACTTCCCCTCATCTTATCATGTCTTTTATTTTCGTGTGCTAAGAAAGAAGAACCTGTAAAAGACCCCGGTTATATTCCCTTAAATTATAGCTTGTACTTTGGAGACAATAAGGCTGGCTATTTTAAAAGCATGAAAACCGAAGAAGGAAAGTTTAAGTACATTTTTGAATATAATGACAGAGGAAGAGGTCCATATATCGAAGAAGTAGTTCAGTTGAGAGACAATGGTATGCTCGAATCAATCAGGATTAACGGGCATAATTACCTTAAAGACACGGTGAACGAAAGGTATCAGGTAAAAGGGATGTCTGCCAAATGGATGAGCACATCGGAAAGAGGCGAATACGATTTGGGAGGAAATGAATACTTCATCGGGATTAATAGCACCATTGGAAATACAGAGATGATGGTGCGAAAAATGATGGAAAGCGAAAATAAATCAATCAATCTTTTGCCAAGCGGCACAGCAAAACTCAGCAATATAGAAGAAATCGTAATTGGAGATACACTCAAGCTTAAGTTAGTAGAAATTACAGGGCTTTCTTTTAAACCAGAATATGCTTGGTTCGATCAGTTTAATCGCATATTTGCGCTGCCTTCAACTTGGTTGAGCTGTATTAGAGATGGATATGAGCAGATTAACGAGCAACTTCTCGAAATTCAAACCCAAAAAGAAAAAGACTACTATAACAAACTGGCAAGCGAACTTACCCAAAAGCCAAGTGGCAAAGTAATTATTAAAAACGTAGCTGTGTTTGATGTAGCCACTGGTAAAATGCTAGCAAACAAATCGGTCGTAATCAGTGGAAATACGATTGAAAGTATTCTGGCAGAAGGTGAAGAATTACCAGAAGCCACAAAAGTGATCGATGGAACTGGCAAAACACTATTGCCTGGTTTGTTCGACATGCATACGCACTTGGGCAGGTCAGATGGTATTTTAAACCTGGCAGCAGGAGTTACATCAGTGCGAGATTTAGCCAATTCTTTCGACTTGCCAGAAATACGAGATGAGTTTAATACAGATAAAGTTTTAGGTCCCAGAATCTTAATTATCAGTGGATTTATAGATCAGGCTGGCCCTTATGCCGGACCAATAGGAAAGATTATTAAAACGCTAGACGAAGGCTTGGCAGCGGTAGATTTCTACAAAGAAAAAGGCTACGATCAGATAAAGTTATACAGTTCGATTGATCCTTCTTGGGTTAAACCAATTGCAGAGAAAGCGCATGGTCTTGGTATGCGAGTTTGCGGACATATTCCTGCGCACATGCTAGCCGAAGATGCAGTAAAAGCCGGTTACGATGAGATTCAGCATATCAACATGATTGCCCTCAACTTTATGTCAGACACGATTGATACACGCACTCCACTTCGTTTTTCTATGATTGGTGAACAGGCAGCTAATATCAACATCAAAGGCAAAGAGTTTCAAGATTTTGTGAAATTGCTAAAGGAAAAAAACATTGTGCTAGACCCTACAGTGTCTATTTTCGAAGGTATGCTTACTACCAAAGCAGGAGAACCCGATCCGCAGTTTGAAGCCATTCTCGATAGATTGCCGATTCAGGTAAAGCGTGGGTTTTACTCTGGTGGTTTGCCAATTCCCAAAGGCAAAGAAGCGCAATACAAAGAGGGGTACAACCAGTTGCTAAACATGATTAATGAATTACACAAACAAGGTATTACCATGGTTCCGGGTACAGATGCCATGTCTGGTTTTGCTTTACACAAAGAACTGGAAAACTATGTAAAAGCGGGTATTTCTACAGCGGATGTATTAAAAATGGCAACGCTTACTTCTGCTGAGGTGATTGGTGTGGCAGACAAATTAGGCTCAATAGAAAGCGGCAAAGAAGCAGATTTAATTCTGGTGGATGGAAATCCGCTAGAAAACATCAGCGATATAAGAAGAGTAGAATTGACAATTAAAAACGGCAATCTCTACAACACCGCAGATTTATATAATGCCATAGGAGTTAAACCTTTTGAGTGA
- a CDS encoding GyrI-like domain-containing protein: protein MQYRIETIQEKKLVGKYLTMSFANNKTGELWKSFMPLKNHIHNKVGTEMYSLQSYPANFFVGFNPNAEFEKWALVEVENFNNMPEGLDSFTLKGGMYAVFVYKGYPAEAAPFFQNIFANWLPNSPYTLDIRPHFEILGSKYQNNSPESEEEVWIPIRETFSV from the coding sequence ATGCAATACAGAATTGAAACTATACAAGAAAAAAAACTGGTAGGAAAATACTTAACCATGTCATTTGCTAACAACAAAACTGGTGAGTTATGGAAAAGCTTTATGCCTTTAAAGAATCATATTCATAATAAAGTAGGAACAGAAATGTATTCTCTACAAAGCTATCCGGCTAATTTTTTTGTGGGATTTAACCCAAACGCCGAGTTTGAAAAATGGGCTTTGGTGGAGGTTGAGAATTTTAATAATATGCCAGAAGGTTTAGATAGCTTTACACTAAAAGGTGGCATGTATGCTGTTTTTGTTTATAAAGGTTATCCGGCTGAAGCAGCACCATTTTTTCAGAATATTTTTGCAAATTGGTTACCTAATTCGCCTTACACACTAGACATTCGCCCACATTTCGAAATACTGGGAAGTAAATACCAAAATAATAGTCCAGAATCTGAGGAAGAAGTATGGATACCAATAAGAGAAACGTTTAGCGTTTAG